TGAGGGGGAATTTCTCCTTGATCTTGTCAAAAATAGCATCTTCATAACTTCTTGGCTGATCAGCAGCTGCACCTTGAGGTGTGGGTGTGGTGAGCAAATCTGTGAGGTGCTTGACCATGAACCTAAGGGAAATAATTATTCACATGAAGGCATGACTAAACCAATAATATAAGGTGTGGGATAGGAAGGCAAATGTGCTGCTATTCATTACCTTTGAAGTAATTCAATGGCATGGTATCCAGCCAGTGGATCAAGTGTCAGTTCTTCGGTCATCAGGAAGATGTACTCTAAATATATAGCAATGCATATGCAGAGAGCAAAACGGAAAAGTCCTTTTCTGAAAGAAGGCATGAGCTAAGCATGTTGGGAAAGAGTTGACAGACCATAATTGGACCATACCAAAGACATTTGTAGAAAGGAATTTGTAAGGCAATATCATGCCTGCAGTAAAATGGAGTCAGTAAATGTGTCTGGGCAGTCTAGTGTAAAGTGACACAAGGACAGATCTCATGTAATTCTGTGAAATGGGAtcattcaaatgaaatctgATAACTCTCCATGTATTCACTGTCATTTATGAGCTCTCTGCAGTGATGTTAATTTGACACATGGAAcacaaggaaatgaaaaactATGAATATTTTGCATCATTTATCAAGGTACAAATTGCCCTCTGGAggataatataaaataacacttaAGTCCAGATTGTCCTATAAAGGGGATCATTAAGGGTGcataatatttgtttaaaattcttttctttattcttaTTTAGTGTGAAATAACAGCTAAGATCCATGTAAGTAAAACATCTAACACTGAATCACAATCCTGCTGGGCTCTCAACACCACCCACCAGCCAAACACTGGCAAAAAAAACTGTATCGTGACTGGCTGGTTTTCCTACTGACAAGTTAGTTTGAAAGAAACTAAAGTATTTATTTGGAAATTCCCTTCCAGCTGTGAGATTGGCAGGTTACTTAAGTAAGCcagcagtgaaaacaggagAAGCATGTTTAAGAGGTATCCCCgtgaatttgttttaaataagcTGCATTTTAGCTGTTATGTTAACTACTAAGAGGCATATGGACGTTcattagaagtcattaaaactGCTTTCCATCTGCTCCTCCTCACTAGCAGAGATTGTCTACTGAGATGCTGGCAGCTGGAAGACTGGGAGAGGAGTTGGTATTAAGAATCAGCATCCATAATGACAGGGCTCACAATCCCAGGTGTTTGAAAGATTTAAGAGTAATGACAGGGTGCACTGAGGCTTAGTGTGACACTCAGAGCCAGGCTTTTACAACGTAGTCAATCCCACCATCTGAAAAATCTTTACAGCATGAATTGTATTATAAGAACACAAAACGTACCGCAGGTCAACTGATAGTAGCCAACtccatatacagtacattattgtAGCACTCATAGGAGGTACAGTGtcagattttgttttgaatttatCCCATTGTTGAAATGACTGTAGCAATGTGGATCATGTATGTATATacctgtaaaaataataataaatagttaAAAAGGGAATAAAACATTTGGCAGTGGAGGAGGTATTTATCTAGCTAATTGTCACACCTGTGACTGTAACGTAAgagatttaaaaacagctgtctTACCTGGATGACCTATGGagaaattcaaatattttgtatttgcaaacctcaagcaaaaatgttgaaatttaaTGGCGTAACCAAGCAGATAGCCTTAAAATAACATACTCGCATAGTTCGACTAACGTTAGGAGTTCGTTTGATTAACAGAACAATTAGAACGTTTCTGTATTAGCAGAATGAAACTGGGGCAAGATATAGCCTACTTACCAATGAGTCTTTTATCTTTGAAGCTTCCACTACATTTAGATAGGTTGTTGAGGTTatctttgttgcttttgttgaGATTAATAAGAAAATCTGCGAGTAGGTCAAAAGAGGCTTCCCGAAACTTGAAACTTATACTTTGACTCGGAGAACAAAATAATCTTTTCGCCATTTACAATTACTGGTAGCTGACTTCTATAAGCACACACGTTAAATTCACAAAGGGAAAAGGCAAAGTTTAGATTTAAGAGTTTGTTCACTTCTGTCAAAAAATAATAGTAAATCCAAGAGTAGGAAGTGTTTGAAGATTATACTTTCCAGAAGATGGAGCTATTCTCGAGGTTTTGCTCCCAAGCTGGTTTCAACGTCAGCGGGTAGGAACCAAAGATGACATGAGGACTTGTTTGGATGTTGCACGTTGTACGTTCTACAGCTCAGTCCTCCAGGCGCAGATCTGACAACATACTGATGGGCTACTCGCAGTGCGATTAAACGCTGCCGGTGCGGCTGATCATTTGAAATGCAGCGGTGCGCATTAGCGTTGTGAAACAGCCAGACACCCCTGACTGACTGCAGACATGGCTGACAAGTTACAGAAGGACCCCGATGCTCCCTTTGCAACCAGGATAGACCCGACCAAAGAGGGTCTTTCTACTCAACAGATGTATTTCATCAGACAGGTAGAGCGTGAACAGTtgaggaagaaaacacagaagcTGCGGGGGCGAAACATTGTCACGGGGCTCGCCATCGGAGCTATCGTAATGGGAATCTGTATCCTTGCCGAGCACACTTAACGTCAACACAAGGTGAACTATGTAAGATTAGCTTAGCATGCTACAGTTACGCCGTGGTCCATTGGTTTGAGTAAGACATCTGTGTTTAACACAACATAATACTGAGCCCAATTGAGCTAATTTAACtgtgcagcttttattttaGGAAGCAATGGCCGTTAGACCGATTCATTGAATGCATGATAGCTGGCTAAGATTGAGAGCTTACCTGTAAAGAAACTGTGGAGTGtaataaatgaaaagataaatgtCAAGTCTGTCTAAAAATCCTTTGGTTACTCGCCAGTTTGCGTTAAATGTTATTAACCATATACTGTCAATGTTTTGAGAATAACTAAACTAGGGAAGATTAACCGCGGTGTCTTCCTGGTGCCGTCGCGATGTTCCGGACAAACAAGGTGTTTGAAACTTGAAGGTAACATTTAGCTGCCTCTTAAAGCCACATTGTTGTCTTTctgtaattaaatattaaagtatgctatctgtattttttttttaaattattttacagaAGCTCGCTTTTGCTATGTAAAGTTATAGACATGAGAAAGAAACTATCGAGGATGCGTTCACGTCTGTTATATTATGTTCCTCGCTTCCACTACTTTGCCTTGACCCCTTGCTCCTCACATCAGATGGCTACACATTTTTCTCCGTCTCCCAGGAGAAGATCATGGATGAACTAGATGAAGAGGCCAAACGTGCACAAATGCAGGGACCAAAGACTGGAGCTAACTGAGATTAATGAGTTTCCTGCCTGTTCTtggactgtgtgtctgtcctgcACTTCAGCAAGAAGGGACTTATGAGGACACTGAAGCCACTGATTGATATTCCATGactggctgctgttttttttttccatgctgAGACAGTGCTGGACTTTGTTGTGTCTTGATTGTGAAGGGTGATTGTGTGGTTAGGCTGCTGAATTTAAACTATAGAGGTGTCTTGATTTTGATTAAGCTTACCTGTCACTGGAAAGGACTAATCCGCTGGCCTCCACATGACCTTACATCCTACGCAAAAGGCCTAGACTTAAGAGCAATTAAAACCTTTATCTGACAGGTTTTCAGCCCTGATCATGTGAAGTGAAAACCGTATGAGAGGGAATAAGCTAAATTTCAGTCAGCAAATCATATTACAGTGGCCTTTAACAGCAAAGAATGCCAGCGACACTGTTGAAATGACACACAGATTAACCTGTTGAAACGTATTATTTatgtcaaaaaagtgacaatttATTGAATAAAAATCAGAAGTGTTGGATTTCTTTTAACACAGTTATGTCTTTGTGCAGTAAAGATAACATAAGAACAGTGGTATTTAcagttgcatttatttttgcCAAAATTTGATATACAGAGTTCTGATCTAGCCACCAAATCTCAagagtaaaaatataaaataagacATTGTTAAGGGAAAGGCACAGATTCAGCATGGCAGGACAGCAGCTTCAGAAAGcaatataattatatatttacattcaaaatTTAGAAATGTCTCTTAATATATTACGAATCTTGCAGGAGTTCAACTGCCGGAAAATTCAGTGTGTattgtgaatatatatatatatatctttttttttgtaaggcAACTACAGATTCACAGCTTGGACTGATTTCTCCATGTCCCTCAATGTACTAATTGTTTAAAACTGCGGGAAGGTAGATCATCATTGCTGTGATCCAATATGAAATATTGTGATCAAACATAAACTGGACAATATCCTCTACCGCTCTTTATGGAAAAATAACAGGACAACATATCAGCTCTTCCTCAAGGGAGCACAGTTTTGTCcacaaatgtgttaaatgaCTGAGAATCAAAGTAGAATTTACTAAAGTGCACAAGGTGCTTGATCTATGGAACAAGCAACACATATGATTTTTGCTTGAGCAAGAATTAAGGttgctgaaatattttgtttactcTTGTAAACATGATCTATAAATGCACTCTACTATATACACATGAACAAATAATGGGAAAGCCAGTAGTCTAAAACCTAGGTGGATTTTTCACAACTAATTGATATGAGAAAATACCTCTTTTCCATTTTAAGCCAGCTATAGTGTTTGAAAATTGATCTTCTCTATGCTTCTGCACCTTTCTGCTTAAACTAGCTACATGCCAACATTTATAAGTGTTGTTCAACTTTTCTTCCTGATCCAGTAATCTTCATGCTATCTCCTCATTGTACTGCTGTACAACATGAAAAATCACCTTCAcgacatttgaaaatgtcagagcTGAGTCTAGTATGTAGGTGATCTTATCAGATGTCAAAACCACTAAAAAAA
Above is a window of Lates calcarifer isolate ASB-BC8 linkage group LG23, TLL_Latcal_v3, whole genome shotgun sequence DNA encoding:
- the LOC108886871 gene encoding cytochrome c oxidase assembly factor 3 homolog, mitochondrial translates to MADKLQKDPDAPFATRIDPTKEGLSTQQMYFIRQVEREQLRKKTQKLRGRNIVTGLAIGAIVMGIYGYTFFSVSQEKIMDELDEEAKRAQMQGPKTGAN